A portion of the Epinephelus moara isolate mb chromosome 4, YSFRI_EMoa_1.0, whole genome shotgun sequence genome contains these proteins:
- the LOC126388945 gene encoding transcriptional regulator ATRX-like isoform X1, whose amino-acid sequence MSLASPESHLDPMSEKTVEPDSSAETMKPSCNRESTILAKITGLNQSVASGESENEGATSDNPSDNNTSSGSKDDTLQKKVNCTACGKQVNQFQRNSVYKHPVLKVLICKSCYKYYTSDDFTRDSDGMDEQCRWCAEGGKLICCDYCNNAFCKKCILRNLGRKELSVITDENSKWHCYVCRSEPLQDLVSKYHRIMEKQELQFKQRKLDRGKERESKRHKSKAIKEHKVVVNGKEHTEGSETMTFSYRKVQVPKELIKKTKKLVETTTGLNNTFIQFIQQTAEEQGDEAVRYRHLKAFKTVLADLKKAHSALEEALGAEFGNMELQNGDEVQHIVRENTNVVAPVENHQVKNVVVAEEANAAKEANAIEDACVAEEAAVPEEADAANEANTEEDADVAKEAAVAEEADEANEANTEEDADVAEEAAVAEEADAAEEATTVEDAGVAEEPAVAEEIDAAKEADVAEEAECVGEADAAREADIVKEPVKEGHNEAEMNVIQTETDAIENTMKMEVYDDGLLSAGETFLDEDIMSVPPSVPDELFQMVEGLEDFTPIQEDTISVKDAETKSNENLNSQPTQPKMKNLIVKLTPVPVVTMHGLGSSMSENKEKAEEIQKQCEDKCEKVNVDAADSPPPSHCSSRLKTTPLKKQADNLDKEESPESKLAEEQHIVRKGTNVENDHMDNAVDAEEADVAEDAGAVEEAAAVEEAEVTEEADAVREAVAGDADIVEESDKEQHNKQEVDNSQVTGETEKKDNQTETDAIKKTTQTAVYDDELMSTDSQPTRPKMKNLLLKLSPVPVVMMGGSRSSMSKYKEKDGEALETCEEKCEKGKDDAVGGTDSPQPCRRSSRFKTTPLRNQAESKGKEECSDTESKKDKEETKDSEKKMMESDSDEIPNILLEKAAAGHSTDEEQGSTTAKKCLFKPDNTSAKDEDKVSKCKRKSESSDSNLDNKSKKKKQNGSDSSDSDSDQGTEKKSKVAIQQRRSSRVKKQDEAKEEDRNSQERKGAKTRSSYKKNCKRSSSKAASKLQSSSSGDEEEQQAEDDSGEDSAEQTIKPIVEDNVVESSGPFHQCSGDKEDDKEEVSQVCEDDVDDDPENRIAKKRVHFSEVENAASEEKENKGAKRKKVGSNDFSDSDFDMSESRAESGISEEPSEPETKEKFRQTRSSKKKDDESKKSYSLRKTQQKIKVQDSSSSNEKSGEEGDDDANEEGRKKICKTLKDDKLRTETGDVLTEEDEKCVAETEALREKLEEVKMKCGIMKCYVSLKMLKIELWT is encoded by the exons ATGAGTCTGGCCTCTCCTGAATCGCACCTTGACCCGATGTCAGAAAAAACAGTGGAG CCTGATAGCTCAGCAGAAACTATGAAGCCCTCTTGCAACAG GGAGTCCACCATTCTAGCTAAGATCACTGGACTGAATCAATCTGTCGCCTCAGGCGAGAGTGAAAATGAAGGTGCCACCTCTGACAACCCTTCAGACAACAACACAAGCAGCGGCTCTAAAG ATGACACCCTACAGAAGAAAGTGAACTGCACTGCCTGTGGAAAACAAGTAAATCAGTTTCAACGCAACTCTGTGTACAAGCATCCTGTCCTCAAAGTACTTATTTGCAAG TCATGCTACAAGTATTACACAAGTGATGACTTCACCAGAGACTCTGATGGGATGGATGAGCAGTGCAG ATGGTGTGCTGAAGGTGGCAAACTCATCTGCTGTGACTACTGCAACAATGCCTTCTGCAAAAAGTGCATTCTGCGCAACCTGGGCAGGAAGGAGCTTTCAGTCATTACTGATGAGAACTCAAAGTGGCACTGCTATGTCTGCAGATCAGAGCCTCTCCAGGATCTGGTCTCCAAATACCACCGCATCATGGAAAAACAAGAACTGCAATTCAAGCAACGAAAATTGGACAGAGGCAAAGAACGTGAGAGCAAGAGACACAAGAGCAAAGCCATCAAGGAGCACAAAGTAGTTGTGAATGGGAAAGAACATACTGAAGGCTCGGAGACCATGACATTCTCCTACAGAAAAGTGCAGGTACCCAAAGAActtataaagaaaacaaaaaagcttGTTGAAACAACTACTGGTCTCAACAATACATTCATTCAGTTCatacagcagacagctgaggaACAGGGAGATGAGGCTGTCAGGTATCGGCACTTGAAAGCCTTCAAGACCGTGCTTGCTGACTTGAAAAAAGCCCACAGTGCATTGGAAGAGGCTTTGGGGGCTGAATTCGGAAACATGGAGTTGCAGAATGGTGACGAAGTGCAACATATTGTAAGAGAGAACACTAATGTTGTCGCCCCTGTAGAAAACCATCAAGTGAAAAATGTGGTGGTTGCGGAAGAGGCTAATGCAGCAAAGGAGGCGAATGCAATAGAGGATGCCTGTGTAGCAGAGGAGGCTGCTGTGCCAGAAGAGGCTGATGCAGCAAATGAGGCAAACACAGAAGAGGATGCTGATGTAGCCAAGGAGGCTGCTGTGGCAGAAGAGGCTGATGAAGCAAATGAGGCTAACACAGAAGAGGATGCTGATGTAGCCGAGGAGGCTGCTGTGGCAGAAGAGGCTGATGCAGCAGAGGAGGCTACCACAGTAGAGGATGCTGGTGTAGCAGAAGAGCCTGCTGTGGCAGAGGAGATTGATGCAGCAAAGGAGGCTGATGTTGCAGAGGAGGCAGAATGTGTAGGTGAGGCTGATGCAGCAAGAGAGGCTGACATAGTAAAGGAACCAGTCAAGGAGGGGCATAATGAGGCTGAAATGAATGTCATCCAAACAGAAACTGATGCAATcgaaaatacaatgaaaatggAAGTATATGATGATGGCCTACTGTCAGCTGGTGAAACGTTCCTTGATGAAGACATTATGTCTGTGCCTCCTTCGGTCCCTGATGAGCTTTTTCAGATGGTGGAGGGTCTTGAGGATTTCACCCCCATACAGGAAGATACCATTTCAGTCAAAGATGCTGAAACAAAGTCAAATGAAAACTTAAACTCTCAACCCACCCAGCCCAAAATGAAGAACCTCATAGTCAAACTGACTCCTGTGCCAGTTGTGACCATGCATGGGTTAGGGTCCTCCAtgtcagaaaacaaagaaaaagctgAAGAGATACAAAAACAGTGTGAAGATAAATGTGAGAAGGTAAACGTTGATGCTGCAGACAGCCCACCACCCAGCCACTGCTCTAGTAGACTGAAGACCACTCCCTTGAAGAAGCAGGCTGACAATCTGGACAAGGAAGAGTCCCCCGAGTCAAAGTTAGCAGAAGAGCAACACATAGTGAGAAAGGGCACTAATGTAGAAAATGACCACATGGATAATGCAGTGGACGCAGAGGAGGCTGACGTAGCAGAGGATGCTGGCGCTGTAGAGGAGGCCGCAGCTGTAGAGGAGGCTGAAGTTACAGAGGAGGCTGACGCAGTTAGGGAGGCTGTAGCAGGGGATGCAGACATAGTGGAGGAGTCTGACAAGGAGCAGCATAATAAGCAGGAAGTGGACAACAGTCAAGTGACAGGTGAGACTGAAAAGAAAGACAACCAAACAGAAACTGATGCAATCAAAAAGACGACACAGACTGCAGTGTATGATGATGAGCTAATGTCAACAGACTCTCAACCCACCCGGCCCAAAATGAAGAACCTCCTACTCAAACTGAGTCCTGTGCCAGTTGTGATGATGGGTGGGTCAAGGTCCTCCATGTccaaatacaaagaaaaagatGGAGAGGCACTTGAAACGTGTGAGGAAAAATGTGAGAAGGGAAAAGATGATGCTGTAGGTGGGACAGACAGCCCACAACCATGCCGTCGCTCAAGTAGATTCAAGACCACTCCCTTGAGGAACCAGGCTGAGAGCAAGGGCAAGGAAGAATGCTCTGATACAGAGTCCAAGAAGGATAAGGAGGAGACCAAGGATTCAGAGAAAAAGATGATGGAGTCTGACTCAGATGAAATTCCTAACATACTGTTGGAGAAAGCTGCAGCAGGCCACAGCACAGATGAGGAACAGGGAAGCACAACTGCTAAAAAGTGTTTATTCAAACCAGACAATACGTCTGCAAAGGATGAAGACAAAGTGTCCAAATGCAAGAGGAAGTCTGAAAGCTCTGATTCAAACTTggataacaaaagtaaaaagaaaaaacagaatggCTCAGActcctctgactctgactctgaccaGGGGACGGAGAAAAAGAGTAAAGTAGCCATACAGCAGAGGAGATCTAGCCGTGTGAAGAAACAAGATGAAGCaaaagaggaagacagaaacTCACAGGAGAGGAAAGGTGCCAAGACGAGAAGTTCTTACAAAAAGAACTGCAAGAGAAGTAGCTCCAAAGCAGCCTCCAAACTGCAGTCATCCTCCAGTGGGGATGAAGAGGAGCAGCAGGCTGAAGATGACTCAGGAGAGGACAGTGCCGAGCAAACAATCAAACCTATTGTGGAGGATAACGTGGTGGAAAGTAGTGGACCTTTTCATCAATGCTCAG GAGACAAAGAGGACGATAAAGAGGAAGTCTCTCAGGTCTGTGAagatgatgttgatgatgatcCTGAAAACAG GATTGCAAAGAAAAGGGTTCACTTCTCAGAGGTGGAGAATGCTGCCAGTGAAGAGAAGGAGAATAAGGGAGCCAAGAGGAAGAAAG TGGGCAGCAATGACTTTTCAGACTCAGACTTCGACATGTCAGAGTCCAGGGCAGAGTCGGGGATAAGCGAGGAGCCTAGTGAACCAGAGACCAAGGAGAAGTTTCGGCAGACCAG ATCATCGAAGAAGAAGGACGATGAGAGCAAGAAAAGTTACAGTCTGAGGAAGACGCAACAAAAGATCAAAGTTCAGGATTCCTCATCCAGCAATGAGAAG AGCGGAGAGGAAGGTGATGACGACGCAAATGAAGAAGGACGCAAAAAGATTTGCAAAACCCTGAAGGACGACAAGCTGCGCACAGAGACTGGAGATGTTCTGACGGAAGAAGACGAGAAATGTGTAGCTGAGACAGAGGCACTCAGGGAGAAACTTGAAGAGGTAAAAATGAAATGCGGCATCATGAAATGCTACGTTAGTCTGAAGATGTTGAAAATAGAATTGTGGACATGA
- the LOC126388945 gene encoding transcriptional regulator ATRX-like isoform X2: MSLASPESHLDPMSEKTVEPDSSAETMKPSCNRESTILAKITGLNQSVASGESENEGATSDNPSDNNTSSGSKDDTLQKKVNCTACGKQVNQFQRNSVYKHPVLKVLICKSCYKYYTSDDFTRDSDGMDEQCRWCAEGGKLICCDYCNNAFCKKCILRNLGRKELSVITDENSKWHCYVCRSEPLQDLVSKYHRIMEKQELQFKQRKLDRGKERESKRHKSKAIKEHKVVVNGKEHTEGSETMTFSYRKVQVPKELIKKTKKLVETTTGLNNTFIQFIQQTAEEQGDEAVRYRHLKAFKTVLADLKKAHSALEEALGAEFGNMELQNGDEVQHIVRENTNVVAPVENHQVKNVVVAEEANAAKEANAIEDACVAEEAAVPEEADAANEANTEEDADVAKEAAVAEEADEANEANTEEDADVAEEAAVAEEADAAEEATTVEDAGVAEEPAVAEEIDAAKEADVAEEAECVGEADAAREADIVKEPVKEGHNEAEMNVIQTETDAIENTMKMEVYDDGLLSAGETFLDEDIMSVPPSVPDELFQMVEGLEDFTPIQEDTISVKDAETKSNENLNSQPTQPKMKNLIVKLTPVPVVTMHGLGSSMSENKEKAEEIQKQCEDKCEKVNVDAADSPPPSHCSSRLKTTPLKKQADNLDKEESPESKLAEEQHIVRKGTNVENDHMDNAVDAEEADVAEDAGAVEEAAAVEEAEVTEEADAVREAVAGDADIVEESDKEQHNKQEVDNSQVTGETEKKDNQTETDAIKKTTQTAVYDDELMSTDSQPTRPKMKNLLLKLSPVPVVMMGGSRSSMSKYKEKDGEALETCEEKCEKGKDDAVGGTDSPQPCRRSSRFKTTPLRNQAESKGKEECSDTESKKDKEETKDSEKKMMESDSDEIPNILLEKAAAGHSTDEEQGSTTAKKCLFKPDNTSAKDEDKVSKCKRKSESSDSNLDNKSKKKKQNGSDSSDSDSDQGTEKKSKVAIQQRRSSRVKKQDEAKEEDRNSQERKGAKTRSSYKKNCKRSSSKAASKLQSSSSGDEEEQQAEDDSGEDSAEQTIKPIVEDNVVESSGPFHQCSGDKEDDKEEVSQVCEDDVDDDPENRSGNTGKQQQQWRRPQDHGDNK, translated from the exons ATGAGTCTGGCCTCTCCTGAATCGCACCTTGACCCGATGTCAGAAAAAACAGTGGAG CCTGATAGCTCAGCAGAAACTATGAAGCCCTCTTGCAACAG GGAGTCCACCATTCTAGCTAAGATCACTGGACTGAATCAATCTGTCGCCTCAGGCGAGAGTGAAAATGAAGGTGCCACCTCTGACAACCCTTCAGACAACAACACAAGCAGCGGCTCTAAAG ATGACACCCTACAGAAGAAAGTGAACTGCACTGCCTGTGGAAAACAAGTAAATCAGTTTCAACGCAACTCTGTGTACAAGCATCCTGTCCTCAAAGTACTTATTTGCAAG TCATGCTACAAGTATTACACAAGTGATGACTTCACCAGAGACTCTGATGGGATGGATGAGCAGTGCAG ATGGTGTGCTGAAGGTGGCAAACTCATCTGCTGTGACTACTGCAACAATGCCTTCTGCAAAAAGTGCATTCTGCGCAACCTGGGCAGGAAGGAGCTTTCAGTCATTACTGATGAGAACTCAAAGTGGCACTGCTATGTCTGCAGATCAGAGCCTCTCCAGGATCTGGTCTCCAAATACCACCGCATCATGGAAAAACAAGAACTGCAATTCAAGCAACGAAAATTGGACAGAGGCAAAGAACGTGAGAGCAAGAGACACAAGAGCAAAGCCATCAAGGAGCACAAAGTAGTTGTGAATGGGAAAGAACATACTGAAGGCTCGGAGACCATGACATTCTCCTACAGAAAAGTGCAGGTACCCAAAGAActtataaagaaaacaaaaaagcttGTTGAAACAACTACTGGTCTCAACAATACATTCATTCAGTTCatacagcagacagctgaggaACAGGGAGATGAGGCTGTCAGGTATCGGCACTTGAAAGCCTTCAAGACCGTGCTTGCTGACTTGAAAAAAGCCCACAGTGCATTGGAAGAGGCTTTGGGGGCTGAATTCGGAAACATGGAGTTGCAGAATGGTGACGAAGTGCAACATATTGTAAGAGAGAACACTAATGTTGTCGCCCCTGTAGAAAACCATCAAGTGAAAAATGTGGTGGTTGCGGAAGAGGCTAATGCAGCAAAGGAGGCGAATGCAATAGAGGATGCCTGTGTAGCAGAGGAGGCTGCTGTGCCAGAAGAGGCTGATGCAGCAAATGAGGCAAACACAGAAGAGGATGCTGATGTAGCCAAGGAGGCTGCTGTGGCAGAAGAGGCTGATGAAGCAAATGAGGCTAACACAGAAGAGGATGCTGATGTAGCCGAGGAGGCTGCTGTGGCAGAAGAGGCTGATGCAGCAGAGGAGGCTACCACAGTAGAGGATGCTGGTGTAGCAGAAGAGCCTGCTGTGGCAGAGGAGATTGATGCAGCAAAGGAGGCTGATGTTGCAGAGGAGGCAGAATGTGTAGGTGAGGCTGATGCAGCAAGAGAGGCTGACATAGTAAAGGAACCAGTCAAGGAGGGGCATAATGAGGCTGAAATGAATGTCATCCAAACAGAAACTGATGCAATcgaaaatacaatgaaaatggAAGTATATGATGATGGCCTACTGTCAGCTGGTGAAACGTTCCTTGATGAAGACATTATGTCTGTGCCTCCTTCGGTCCCTGATGAGCTTTTTCAGATGGTGGAGGGTCTTGAGGATTTCACCCCCATACAGGAAGATACCATTTCAGTCAAAGATGCTGAAACAAAGTCAAATGAAAACTTAAACTCTCAACCCACCCAGCCCAAAATGAAGAACCTCATAGTCAAACTGACTCCTGTGCCAGTTGTGACCATGCATGGGTTAGGGTCCTCCAtgtcagaaaacaaagaaaaagctgAAGAGATACAAAAACAGTGTGAAGATAAATGTGAGAAGGTAAACGTTGATGCTGCAGACAGCCCACCACCCAGCCACTGCTCTAGTAGACTGAAGACCACTCCCTTGAAGAAGCAGGCTGACAATCTGGACAAGGAAGAGTCCCCCGAGTCAAAGTTAGCAGAAGAGCAACACATAGTGAGAAAGGGCACTAATGTAGAAAATGACCACATGGATAATGCAGTGGACGCAGAGGAGGCTGACGTAGCAGAGGATGCTGGCGCTGTAGAGGAGGCCGCAGCTGTAGAGGAGGCTGAAGTTACAGAGGAGGCTGACGCAGTTAGGGAGGCTGTAGCAGGGGATGCAGACATAGTGGAGGAGTCTGACAAGGAGCAGCATAATAAGCAGGAAGTGGACAACAGTCAAGTGACAGGTGAGACTGAAAAGAAAGACAACCAAACAGAAACTGATGCAATCAAAAAGACGACACAGACTGCAGTGTATGATGATGAGCTAATGTCAACAGACTCTCAACCCACCCGGCCCAAAATGAAGAACCTCCTACTCAAACTGAGTCCTGTGCCAGTTGTGATGATGGGTGGGTCAAGGTCCTCCATGTccaaatacaaagaaaaagatGGAGAGGCACTTGAAACGTGTGAGGAAAAATGTGAGAAGGGAAAAGATGATGCTGTAGGTGGGACAGACAGCCCACAACCATGCCGTCGCTCAAGTAGATTCAAGACCACTCCCTTGAGGAACCAGGCTGAGAGCAAGGGCAAGGAAGAATGCTCTGATACAGAGTCCAAGAAGGATAAGGAGGAGACCAAGGATTCAGAGAAAAAGATGATGGAGTCTGACTCAGATGAAATTCCTAACATACTGTTGGAGAAAGCTGCAGCAGGCCACAGCACAGATGAGGAACAGGGAAGCACAACTGCTAAAAAGTGTTTATTCAAACCAGACAATACGTCTGCAAAGGATGAAGACAAAGTGTCCAAATGCAAGAGGAAGTCTGAAAGCTCTGATTCAAACTTggataacaaaagtaaaaagaaaaaacagaatggCTCAGActcctctgactctgactctgaccaGGGGACGGAGAAAAAGAGTAAAGTAGCCATACAGCAGAGGAGATCTAGCCGTGTGAAGAAACAAGATGAAGCaaaagaggaagacagaaacTCACAGGAGAGGAAAGGTGCCAAGACGAGAAGTTCTTACAAAAAGAACTGCAAGAGAAGTAGCTCCAAAGCAGCCTCCAAACTGCAGTCATCCTCCAGTGGGGATGAAGAGGAGCAGCAGGCTGAAGATGACTCAGGAGAGGACAGTGCCGAGCAAACAATCAAACCTATTGTGGAGGATAACGTGGTGGAAAGTAGTGGACCTTTTCATCAATGCTCAG GAGACAAAGAGGACGATAAAGAGGAAGTCTCTCAGGTCTGTGAagatgatgttgatgatgatcCTGAAAACAG atctggcaacaccggcaagcaacaacaacaatggcggcgtccacaggatcacggggataataaataa